The following nucleotide sequence is from Pseudonocardia abyssalis.
GCCGGTACCGACCTCGCCGCTCTGCTCGAGGCGCGCGGGGTGCGCCGGGTCGCCGTGTGCGGCCCGGCTCCGGCCGTGACGGTCCGCTCCGCCCTCGACCGCGGCTTCGAGGTCGTGGTCGCCGACGACGCCCACGTCGCGCCCGGGGTGGAGGTCGTCGCGGCGACGGAGGTCGTCTTCACCCGTCCCTGAGACGTCGGTCGAGGACGAACGCCGCGGGCGCGACCCCGATCCGTACGGCGTGAGTCCCGTCTCATTTCGGGTCACGCAACCGGGGAGGGGGGAGGCATAGTCCCTCCTGTCCGCGCCGCTGCCGACCTCCGGAGGTCCCGATGTTCGCCGTCCCCGACGGTCCGCTGACCCGCGAGGTCTGGATGCGCTACGCACTCGTGCGGATCCAGGAACTCGTCGACAAGCCGCGCGCCGAGATGACCGACACCGAGCTGAGCATCTACACCTTCGCCACCGCCGCGCTGTCCGGCGGCCAGCCGATCGTCCCGCTCGGTGCCCCCGGTCTGCGCGCGGTCGAGCCCGATCGCGCACGGCTGTGCCGGGTGTGCGGCGCGGAGTGGCCCCTGCGCGGGGCCGCCGAGCACGTCGCCGGCTGCCCGATCCGCACCGCCACCGCCTGACCCGGGACCACCGCCTGACCCGGGACCACCGCCTGACCCGGGATCAGCCCGCCGGGAGCACCCGGCCGCGCACCTCCCCCAGCTCCAGACGGCCCCCACCGACCGCGGGGGCCGTCGCGGAGATGACGACCTCGTCACCGTCCTCCAGGTAGGTGCGGGTGGCGCCGCCGCCGAGGGTGATCTGCTCGGTGCCGCCCCAGCTCAGCTCCAGCAGGCAGCCGCGCTGGTCACGGCGGGCCCCGGACACCGTGCCGGAGCCGAGCAGGTCGCCGGCCCGCAGTGGCGAGCCGTTCGTCGTCAGGTGCGTGACGAGCTGGGCCGCGGTCCAGTGGAGGTCCACCGCGGGGGGCCGGGACACGGTGACGCCGTTGATCGTCAGCTCGAGGGCGATGTCCAGACCGCGGTCGTCGGCGCCCAGCAGGTAGGGCAGCGGCGTCGGGTCGCGCGGGGGCGGGTCGACCCAGGCGGCGGCCAGTTCGTCGAGCGGGGTGATCCAGCCCGAGATCGACGTGGCGAACGACTTGCCCAGCAGCGGCCCGAGCGGGCGCGACTCGAAGGACTGGATGTCGCGAGCGGACCAGTCGTTGAGCAGGACGACCCCGAAGACGTGGTCGAGCGCGTCGTCGAGCGCGACCGGGCCGTCGGAGCCGCCGAGGACGAGACCCAGCTCGACCTCGACGTCGAGCTGCTGCGTCGGCGCGAGGTGGCCCGCGGCGATCTGGCCGCGCGGCCGCACCACCGGCGTCCCCGAGACCCGCACCGTCCCTGCGCGCCCGTGGTAGCCGACCGGCAGGTGCTTCCAGTTCGGCGGGAGCGAGGCACCGGTGGGGCGGGCGATCGTGGCCGCGTTCAGCGCGTGTCGCTCACAGGCGAAGAAGTCGACGTAGTCGGCGACGGTGAACGGCAGCCGCAGCTCCAGACCCGCGGGCGGCAGCACGTACGGCGCATGCTCGTCCCGCAGTCGTGACGCGAGCCAGCCGTGCACCTCGCGCCACGCCGGGCGGCCCGCGGAGAGCAGTGCGTCGAGGGTGGGGGCGGCGAGCAACTCCGCGTACGGCCCGCCCTCGACGTCGGCCAGCGACCCGATGTCGACGACGCCCTCCGGCGAACGCGCGACGACCCGCCCCGGCCCCGGCCGTCCCGCTCCACCCACGACACCCAGCGCCAGGCTCCGCATGCCCGGCACGCTAGCTGTCGATCAGCCCAACTCGTAGTCGAAGGTGTAGGAGTGGTCCCCCTCCGGCGAGCGAGCGATCGCCATCTGCCCGCTCAGGCCGCGCAACGCACCGGTCGCGGAGCCGGGCACGACGTCGATCGACGCCGATCCCCCGGTCGCGTTGCCGACCGCGGAGTGCCGCAGCACGAACGCGCCCGCGCGCCCGTCGATCGTGGCGGTGACGCGCTCGATCCCGACGTAGGCCGCCGAGCCGTCGGCGAAGGCCTGCAGCAGCTGCGTGGTGCTGGTGCCCGCGATCCCGCCCTCGAACAGCTTCGTGTTGGCCACCCGCAGCAGCTTCGCGCCCTCGGCATCGTCGTAGACCTCCTCGTCCCACGAGGTGAGGTCGAACCGTCCGCTCGTCGTCGTCATGGGGCCATCCTGGTCCGATCCCCGCGGCGGGCCGTGGAGTTTCCCGACACCCGGCGCAGCACCCGCAACCAGGGCGACCAACGCTCCGTCGGGCGCGGGCGGAGACCGACGGCGTACTCCACGCGGTCGAGGAAGCTCTCCGTGAGCGCGTCGTGCAACCACCGGCCGGCGAGCGGCCAGAGCAGCCGCATCGCCCCCACCGGCCGCGCCTGCATCACGTGCCGGACGCGGGTACGGCCCGCACCGGAGGGTTCGACGGTGAACGAGTGGACGCCCACCAGCCCCGACGCCGGGTCGAAGGCGAACCCCACGAGCCGGCCGGGATCGTGCAGGGCGACGCGGTAGCGGATGATCCCGTGCCCGCCCTGCGCGCCGACCGCCAGCGCCCGGTCGAGGACCAGTGGGGGCCACTCCGGGACCGGCCACACCACGTCGTCCGGGCCGCCGAGCCGGTCGAGCAGCGCCCCGACCCGCTCGGCCGGTGCCGCGACCGTCCGCTCGTGCACGTTCCGGATCACGACCCGACCTCGGTGTTCTCGCGGGCCCGCCGCGACAGGCGGTGCGCCGCACGCGTCAGCATCGCCCGGACGATCATCGGGTGGACGAGCCGGACGGGTGCGAAGTAGGCGCGACCGCGGGCGTTGTGGACCTGCACCACCGTGCTGACGACGACGCGGTCCGGTTCGCGGAGGACCGACGCGCGGAAGTCGAGGTGGCCCTCGTCGCTGCCGAGCAACACCTCGTCGTCGGTACGGGCGAGGGTGCCGAACGTCGACTCCCCGCTCCGCGCGATCCCGACGGTGCCGACGAGCGCCTCCCGCAGCCCCATCGCGCCGACCACCCACGAGGGCGGGTCGTGGAACAGCGCGTCGGCCCACACCTGCGGATCGGTCGGCATGCCCGGACGCGCGAGGACGGCGTGGGCGTCGGAGAAGTCGACGCGCGGCAGCGCCGTGGCCAGCAGCGGCGTCTCCGGAACGGCCACCGCCCGCGCCCGCTCGGCGTCGACGGCGCGGGCCATCGCCCGGGCCAGCGGGGGTTCCGGGGTCGGGGTGGACGAGAGCCCGAGGAACACCTCGGCCCGGTCGAACATGCTCTCGATGCAGTGGTCGTGCTGCGGCCGGACCAGCGGCCACAGCCAGCGCAGTGCGCCGCTCAGCCGGCCCTCCGAGATCTGCCGGATCCGGGTGCGGCCCGGACCGACGGGCTCGACCTCCCACACGAACCGCCCCTCGATGGCCTCCCCCGGCTCCGTCGTGAGCTCCACGCGGCGGCCCGGCTCGTACGCGCTGACGTGCAGCCGGACCGGACCGTTGGTCCCCCGGACCCCCGGTGCGACCGGCCCGCGCAACCGCAGCGGCTCGTACTCGGGCGAGGGCCACAGCCGGTCGTCGGGTCCACCCAGCCCGTCCAGCAGCGGCGCCATCCGCCCGATCTCCGCCGCCAGCACCCGCTCGTGCACGTTCCGCATCGCGATCCCCGCTTCCGTACGCCATCGTATGGTTTACGTACGGTAGCGTATGGACGTGCCTCCTCGGAAACGTCTTTCGGCGCAGGACTGGGTCGACGCGGCGTACGCGGCACTCGGCGACGGGGGCGTGGCCGCCGTCGCCGTCGAACCGCTCGCGGTGCGTCTCGGGACCACCAAGGGCAGCTTCTACTGGCACTTCGCCGGCCGCGACGCACTGCTCGCGGCCGCGCTGGCGCACTGGGAGCGCGTCGAGACCGAGGCGGTGATCGCCCTCGGCGACACCCAGCCCGACCGGCTGGCCCGCATGCGCGCACTGCTGGTGCTCGCACTGGAGCCGCCCGGCGCCTCCGTCGAGCTGGCCCTGCAGCCCACCGCGGACCATCCGCTGGTCGCACCGGTGCTGCGGCGGGTGACCCGGCGCCGGCTGGAGTACCTGGGCACGACCTTCCGTGATCTCGGGTTCTCGCCCGAGGAGTCGGAGCGGCGCAGCCTGCTCGCCTACACGGCCTACCTCGGTCACACGCAGCTCATGCACGCCACCCCGGACCTGCTGCCCGACCTGAGCGGCTACGTCGACACGGTGGTGGCCGCACTCACCCGCGGCGGGTGCCCTACTTGCGGGTGACCGACTCCAGGTAGTCCGCCGTCCAGCCGTCGGACGCGCGGCGGATCCACAACGCCATGGTCGCCTCGACCTCCTCCGCGGAGACGTCCATCCGGGCGAGGGACTCGCCGCGGAGCTGGGCCTTGGTGAACGCGAACGTGTCGGCCGGGATCGAGTCCGCGAGAGTGCGGGCCCTGTCCAGCGCGGCGGGCAGCAGGTCGTCGGCGGGCAGCACCTCGTCGACAAGGCCCATCGCCCGCGCGTCGGCGGGCGGGTGGGTGGCCGCGCCGGTGATCAGCTTCCGCGCCGCCTGGTCCCCGACCGCGTACCGCACGACCTCCACCGCCACCCGCGGCAGCGGCACGCCCACCACCAGCTCCGGGAGCCCGATGCGGGCCTTGCCCTCGGCCATCAGCACGACGTCGGCCGCCGCGGCCAGGACGGCACCGCCGGCGATCGCGTGCCCGTTCACCGCGGCCACGACCGGCTTGCCCAGCTCGAACACGCTGCGGAACAGACCGTCCAGCGCGGGGACGAACCGCCGTGCGTAGGGCTCGCCCTCGGTGACGAGCCGCCTCAGGTCGGCCCCCGCGGAGAAGGCCCGCCCCGATCCGGTGAGGACCACGGCCCGGGCCGGATCCGTCACGAACGCCCGGAACCGCGCCGCGACCGCGTCGCACAGCTCAGGGTCCAGGGCGTTGACCGGTCCGTGGGCCAGACGGAGGACCGCCACGTCGCCGTCGCGCTCGAGTTCGATCACGGACAGGGACGGTACCCGCTGCGATCCCATGGCAGGCTTCGCATGAGCCGTCATCGATGAGGGAGAGAAGCATGCCGCAGAGCGTCCGCGGGGTAGTCGCGCTGAAGAAGGGCGAGCCCGTCACCGTCGAGACCATCGTCGTCCCCGATCCCGGCCCCGGTGAGGCCGTCGTCCAGGTCCAGGCCTGCGGCGTCTGCCACACGGACCTGCACTACCGCGAGGGCGGGATCAACGACGAGTTCCCGTTCCTGCTGGGCCACGAGGCCGCCGGCATCGTCGAGTCCGTGGGCGAGGGCGTCACCGACGTCGCGCCGGGCGACTTCGTGATCCTCAACTGGCGCGCGGTCGACGGCACCTGTCGCGCCTGTCGCCGCGGCGAGCCCTGGTACTGCTTCTCCACCCACAACGCCGCGCAGAAGATGACTCTGGAGTCGGGCCAGGAACTCTCGGCAGCACTGGGCATCGGCGCGTTCGTCGAGAAGACCCTCGTCCACGCCGGGCAGTGCACGAAGGTCAACCCGGCCGTGAAGCCGGAGGTCGCGGGGCTGCTGGGCTGCGGCGTCATGGCCGGCATCGGGGCGGCGATCAACACCGGCGGCATCGGCCGCGGCCAGTCGATCGCCGTGATCGGCTGCGGTGGCGTCGGCGACGCGGCCATCGCGGGCGCACTGCTGGCCGGCGCGTCCACGATCATCGCGATCGACATGGACGACCGGAAGCTGGAGCTGGCCAAGGGGTTCGGCGCCACCCACACGATCAACGCCCGCGAGCGTGACGTCGTCGAAGCCGTCCAGGAGCTCACCGACGGCAACGGCGCCGACGTCGTCGTCGACGCGGTGGGGCGCCCGGAGACCTTCAAGCAGGCCTTCTACGCCCGTGACCTCGCCGGTACCGCGGTCCTCGTCGGGGTGCCGACGCCGGACATGATGCTCGAGCTCCCGCTGATCGACGTGTTCGGCCGCGGCGGCGCCACCAAGTCCTCCTGGTACGGCGACTGCCTGCCCAGCCGCGACTTCCCGATGCTCGTCGACCTGCACCTGCAGGGCCGGCTCCCGCTGGAGAAGTTCGTCAGCGAGACGATCGCCCTCGACGGCGTCGAGGCCGCGTTCGAGAAGATGCACAAGGGCGACGTCCTGCGCTCGGTCGTGGTCTTCTGATGGCCGGCGGCATCGACCACCTGGTCACATCCGGCACGTTCTCGCTCGACGGCGGCACGTGGGACGTCGACAACAACGTGTGGATCGTCGGTGACGAGAACGAGGTGTTCGTCATCGACGCGGCGCACGACGTCGAGGCGATCGTCGCCGCGGTGAACGGGCGCACGGTCAAGGCCGTCGTCTGCACCCACGCGCACGACGACCACGTCAACCAGGCGCCCGCGCTGGCCGACCGGTTCTCCGCCCCGATCCTGCTCAATCCGAACGAGTCCGTGCTGTGGGACATGACCTGGCCGGACCGCAAGCCCGACGGCGAGCTGGCCGACGGGCAGGTCCTCACGGTCGGCGGCATCGAACTGCGCGTGCTGCAGACCCCGGGGCACTCCCCCGGCTCGTCCTGCCTCTACTCCGCGGAGCTGGGCACCGTGTTCTCCGGCGACACCCTGTTCCAGGGCGGACCCGGAGCCACCGGCCGGTCCTACTCGTCGTTCGACACGATCATCGAGTCGATCCGCACGACGCTGCTCACGCTGCCCGGGGCCACCACCGTGCGCACCGGGCACGGCGACTCCACCAGCATCGGCGACGAGCTCCCGCACCTGGAGGAGTGGATCGCGAAGGGCAGCTGATGCAGCTCTTCAGGTGCTACTTGGCGGCATGGAGGACGCCGCCGAGACCATCGGCATACGCGAGCTGCGCCAGCACGCTTCTCGCTATGTCGAGAAGGTCAAGCAGGGGCAGCGGATCGCCGTCACCGAGCGAGGTGAACTGGTCGACTACCTCGAACCGGTGCACGGGCCTCGCACGACCTACCAACGGATGGTGGCGGCCGGTCAGGTCCGGCCGGCGAACGGCGGCCTGAGCCAACTGCTCGCGAGCCGGGAGCCGCTGCCGGCCCTGCCGGGCGAGAGAATGCTCTCCGAGGTGCTGCAGGAGATGCGCGACGAGGAACGGTATTGATCTACATCGATACCTCGGCGCTGCTCAAGCTGGTCACGGACGACGACGAGGAGTCCGCGGCACTGCAGCAGTACCTGGCAGGTCCCGTCCGCGAGCTCGTGTCCAGTGCCCTTCTGGCCGTGGAGGCCCGTCGGGGGATGCTCAGGCTGCGTCCGGAGGGGATGCCCAAGGTCGACCTCATCCTCAACGAAGTCGTGCAGCTCGACATCTCGGCCGCGATCGTCGAGAGCGCCGGTCGTCTGCCCGATCCCCTGCTCCGCTCCCTCGACGCCATCCACCTCGCCGGCGCCGCCGAGAGCCCCGCCGCCGGGATCGTCAGCGCCCAGGCCACCGTGGCCGGGTCGTCCTGACCGGCGCCGCGCCCACGACGAGCAGGACTGCGGCCGAGAGGCCGAACGCGGCGCGGAAGCCGAACGGGTCCGCGACCCCCCCGAGGCCGACCGCACCGATGCCGGTCCCGGCGTCGTAGGCGATGTTCCAGGCGGCGCTCGCCGAGCCGTACCCGGTCGGTCCGGAGGCCGCGAACAGCGTGGTGAGGGCGTCGTTCTGCACCAGGCCGAAGCCCAGGCCGACGATCCCCGCCCCGACGACGAGCAGCGGCCCGGACCCACCCAGCGCGAGCACCTCGACCGCCATCCCCACCGCGGCCAGCCCCACCCCGGGCCGCAGCAGCCGCCCGCCCAGGCCGTGCCGGTCCACCAGCCGCCCGGCCACCGTGCGCCCGACGAGCGCACCGGCCGCGGTCACCAGCAGCGCCGCCGCGACGAGTCCGGCCGCCCCCGGCACGGCCAGCGGCAGGAACGTGACGAGCCCGCCCTGGGCCACCGAGCACGCGAGCATCGCGACGAGCGGCGCAGCGGCCCCCCGCCCCGCGAGTCGCCACTTCCCCGCCCCCGAGTCGCCGTTCCTGCGCCCCCGAGTCGCCGTTCCCCGGCCCGCGAGTCGCGGTTCCCGCGCACCCGGGTCGCCGGTCCCCGGCCCGCGGGTCGCCGCTTCCCCGCCCGCGAGTCGCCGCTCCGGCGCCCCCGTCCCCCGGGCCGCGTGGTCCGGCACGCGCAGCCACGGCAGCGCGACGAGCCCGAGCAGGGGCGCCACCCCCGCCGCGACGAACACCCCCGTGAACCCGGTGACGTCGACGACCGCCACCCCGGCCGGCAGCAGCACGAGCTGCGGCACCCCGATGGCGACGCCGTAGCGCGCCGCGGCCCGCCCGTGCTCCGCGGGCGCGACGAGCTCGGCCACCAGCGCACTGCCCACCACCGTCAGCAACCCGAACCCGACGCCGCGGGCCGCCGACACCGCCACGACCGGGACGAGGGCCGACGAGAGCGCGAGCAGCGGCGTCGGCGCCCCGAGCAGGAACAGCCCGGTCGCGAGCACCGGCCGGTAGCCCCAGCGCGCCACCAGCCACGGCACGGCGAGCTGGGTCAGGATGGTCGTGAGCATCAGCGCGCCCGTGGTGGCCCCCGCGGCCAGCTCCCCCGCCCCGGACGCCCACAGCGGCACGACGGGCAGCAGCAGGGCGTAGCCGCCGAACCCCAGAACCGTCGCGACGAGCATGAGCCGGAACGGCCACGACGTCACGGGCGCCAGACCCGCCGCTCGGTGATCACCGCGGTGACGAGGTCGGCGGGCGTCACGTCGAACGCGGGGTTCCAGGCCGGACCGCCGAACACCTCGCGCGGGTCGCGCTCCTCGATCTCGATGTGCCCGCCGTCGGGAGTGGCCGGGTCGACCGTGCCCTCCGGGGCGGCCACGAGGAACGGGATCCCGGCACGGGCCGCGGCGAGCGCGAGCGGGTAGGTGCCGATCTTGTTGGCGACGTCGCCGTTGGCGGCGATCCGGTCGGCCCCCACCACCACCGCGTCGACGAGACCGCGCGCGATCACCGACGCCCCCGCCCCGTCGACGACGACGTGGTGCTCGACGCCGATCGCGGCGAGCTCCAGCGCGGTGATCCGCGACCCCTGCAGCAGCGGCCGCGTCTCGTCGGCGACGACGTGCGCCACCAGCCCGCGCACGTGCAGCGAGCGCACCACGCCCAGCGCGGTGCCCCACTCGACGCAGGCCAGCGCACCGGCGTTGCAGTGGGTGTGCAGCCGCAGCGGGCGCTCGCCGCACAGGACCGCGAGGAGGTCGGCCCCGCGCTCGCCGATCGCCCGGCAGGCGGCGACGTCCTCGTCGCGCAGCTCCAGGGCGGCGGCCAGGGCGGCGGCCGGTCCACCCGGCAACGCGGCCCGGGCCCGCCGGACACCGACGGCCAGGTTCACCGCCGTGGGCCGGGCCGCGGCGATGCGGTCGCAGGCGGCGTCGAGTGCGGTACCGCGGAGCGTCCGGGCGGCGAGCGCCACCCCGAGCGCCCCGGCCACCCCGAGCGCGGGGGCCCCGCGCACGACCAGCCGACGGATGGCGTCGACGAGCGCGTCGACGTCGGTGACGACCGTCGTCCGGATCTCGGGGAGTGCGGTCTGGTCGACGAGCACGATGCCGTCGCCGTCCCAGTCGATCGTCCTCGGCAGCACGAACCGGACCCTATGTCGCAAGTTGGGACACACATCGGGGTTGGGAAGCGGTAAGAACTCGGTTAGCCTCGCTGCAGCCAGTGATTAGAGGAGACTAATGATCGGCGATCGAGTGCCCGACTGCTGCCGCATGCCGCACACCCCCGCGGTGGAGGACACGCTGCGCACCGTGTTCGTGCGCAGCGGTCGCAGCGAGCCCGTCAGCACCTCGGCCCTCGCCGACGAGCTGCACGTGAGCCCGCCCACGGTGTCGATCATGTTGAAGCGGCTGACCACGGCGGGCCTGCTCCGGCGCACCGACGGCCACCTCGCCGCCCTCACCGAGCACGGCGCGGCGCACGCCCGCGACGTCGTGCGCCGCCACCGGCTGCTGGAGGCGTTCCTCGCCCAGGAGCTCGACGTGCCGTGGGACGAGGTGCACGCCGAGGCCGACGCACTGGAGCACGCGGTGTCCGACCGGCTGATCGACCGCATCGACCGCCACCTCGGCCGCCCCGACCGCGACCCGCACGGCGACCCGATCCCGCGCGGCACCGGCGGTCTCGACGAGGGCTGGGGCGTGCGTCTCGACGCAGCTCCCGACGGCTCGGCCTTCGACGTCGAGCGCGTCTACGACCGCGACAGCGCCGCGCTGCGCTACCTCGCCGGCCTCGGCATCCACCCCGGCGTCCGGATCGACGTGACCGCGCGCCAGCCCTTCGGCGGGCCGCTGTGGGTCCGCGTCGGGGTCGCCGACCACGCCCTCGGCGAGCCGCTCACGCACCTCGTCCACGGGCGGGTCGTGGCATGAGGAGGGTCCTCGCCGCGCTCGCGCTCGTCGTGCTCACCGGCTGCACGTCCACCGCCGCGTCCGGCGACGGACCGATCGGTGACCGGCCGGTCCGCGTCACCACCACCACGAACTTCATCACCGACACCGTCGAGCGGATCGGCGGGTCGAACGTCGAGGTCACCGGGCTGATGGGGCCCGGCGTCGACCCGCATCTCTACCGCGCCAGCGCCGGTGACGTGCAGACGCTCCGCGAGGCCGACGTCATCTTCTACGGCGGGCTGCAGCTGGAGGGCCGGATGGCCGAGCTGCTCGACGAGCTCGCCGCCCGTCAGCCGACGCGGGCCGTGACCGACGACATCCCGCGTGACGAACTGCTCGCCCCCGCCCCTGGCGCGAACGAGGAGTACGACCCGCACGTCTGGTTCGACGTCGGGCTCTGGGAACAGGTCAGCCGCACGATCGCCGCGACGCTGACCGAGCGCGACCCGGCCCGCGCCGCCGACTACGCGGCCAACCTCGACGCCTACCTCGCCGAGCTCGACGAGCTCGACGCCCACGTCGCCGCGCGCATGGCCGAGATCCCACCCGAGCGGCGTCTGCTGGTCACCTCGCACGACGCGTTCGAGTACTTCGGTCGCCGCTACGGCCTGGAGGTGGCCGGCATCCAGGGCATCTCCACCGCCGCGGAGGCCACCACCGCCGACGTCGAGCGCGTCGCGGAGCTGATCGCGGGCCGTGGGGTCCCCGCGGTGTTCGTCGAGTCGAGCGTGCCGCGTCAGACCGTCGACGCGCTCGTTGCCGCGGCCGGCCGGCGGGGCGCGGCCGTCACCGTCGGCGGTGAGCTCTACACCGACGCCGCCGGGGCGCCCGGCACGCCCGAGGGCACCTACATCGGCATGCTCCGCGCCAACGCCGACCTGATCGCCGACGGATTGGGAGACTGAGATGTTCATGGCCGCACGCACCACGCACGCGCTGGAGATCGGCTCGCTGACGGTGTCCTACCGGTCGGCCCCGGTGCTGTGGGAGGTCGACGCGCACTTCCCCGCCGGGCAGCTCTGCGCGATCGTCGGCCCCAACGGCGCGGGGAAGTCGACGCTGCTCAAGGCCGCGCTCGGGCTCGTCCCCGCCGACGCCGGCCGGGTGGCGATCGACGGCGTCGAGGGCAAGGCCGCGCTCGACCGCGTCGCCTACGTGCCGCAGCGCGAGTCCGTCGACTGGGACTTCCCGATCACGGTCGCCGAGGTCGTCGCGATGGGCCGCTACCGGGCCACCGGATGGTTCCGCCGCATCGGGAGGGCCGACCGGGCGATCGCCGCGCAGTGTCTGGAGCGCGTCGGCATGGCCGCGTACGGGAGGCGCCAGATCGGGCAGCTCTCCGGCGGGCAGCGCCAGCGCGTGTTCCTCGCCCGCGCACTCGCACAGCAGGCCCCCGTGCTCGTCATGGACGAGCCGTTCGCCGGGATCGACGCCCGCACCCAGTCCGACCTGCTCGCGCTGCTCGGCGGCATCCGCGACGACGGCGGCTCGGTCGTCGTCGTGCACCACGACATGGCCCAGGTCCGTGCCTCGTTCGACTGGACGCTGCTGCTCAACGTCCGCGCACTCGGCTGCGGACCCACCGCCGAGGTCCTGACGTCCGGTGCGGTGCGCAGCGCGTACGGCGTGCCCGACGACGCAGTGGCCTGGGCCGGCTGATGTTCGGTCTGCCCTACACCGACACGGTCGTCGTGCTCGGCGCACTCGTGCTGGGGGTCACGAGCGGTGTGCTCGGTACGTTCGCGGTGCTGCGGCAGCGCAGCCTCGTCGGCGACGCGGTGGCCCACTCGACGCTGCCGGGCGTCTGCGTGGCGTTCCTCGTCGCGGGGGTGAAGGACGTGCCGGGGCTGCTGGTCGGGGCGGCGGCGGCCGGATTGGTCGCGGCACTGCTCATGGTCGGCATCGAGCGCACCGGGCGGATCAAGCCCGACACCGCGATCGGCGTCGTGCTCTCGGGCTTCTTCTCCCTCGGCGTCGTGCTGCTCACCCACATCGCGAGCACCGCCGACGCCGACCAGGCCGGCCTGGAGAACTACCTGTTCGGCCAGGCCGCGGGCCTGCTGGAGACCGACGTCGTCGTGATGGCGGTGCTCGGCGGCACCGCGCTGCTGGTGGTCGGGGTGCTGCGCCGCGCGCTCACCACCACGTTGTTCGACTCCTCCTACGCCGGCTCGATCGGGCTGCCGGTGCGCGCGTTGGAGGTCCTGATGACGGGGCTCCTGGTCGTCGCCGTCGTCATCGGGGTCCGGGTCGTCGGCGCGATCCTCATGGTGGCGATGCTCGTCGTCCCGACGGTCGTGGCCCGCCAGCTCGCCGACCGCTTCACGTGGGTGCTGCCGATCGCCGGGGTCGTCGGGGCGGTCGTCGGGATCACCGGGTCGCTGCTCGCCACCCGCGCCGCGCTGCCCACGGGGCCCGTGATCG
It contains:
- a CDS encoding fumarylacetoacetate hydrolase family protein — its product is MRSLALGVVGGAGRPGPGRVVARSPEGVVDIGSLADVEGGPYAELLAAPTLDALLSAGRPAWREVHGWLASRLRDEHAPYVLPPAGLELRLPFTVADYVDFFACERHALNAATIARPTGASLPPNWKHLPVGYHGRAGTVRVSGTPVVRPRGQIAAGHLAPTQQLDVEVELGLVLGGSDGPVALDDALDHVFGVVLLNDWSARDIQSFESRPLGPLLGKSFATSISGWITPLDELAAAWVDPPPRDPTPLPYLLGADDRGLDIALELTINGVTVSRPPAVDLHWTAAQLVTHLTTNGSPLRAGDLLGSGTVSGARRDQRGCLLELSWGGTEQITLGGGATRTYLEDGDEVVISATAPAVGGGRLELGEVRGRVLPAG
- a CDS encoding DUF3224 domain-containing protein, with protein sequence MTTTSGRFDLTSWDEEVYDDAEGAKLLRVANTKLFEGGIAGTSTTQLLQAFADGSAAYVGIERVTATIDGRAGAFVLRHSAVGNATGGSASIDVVPGSATGALRGLSGQMAIARSPEGDHSYTFDYELG
- a CDS encoding SRPBCC family protein, coding for MIRNVHERTVAAPAERVGALLDRLGGPDDVVWPVPEWPPLVLDRALAVGAQGGHGIIRYRVALHDPGRLVGFAFDPASGLVGVHSFTVEPSGAGRTRVRHVMQARPVGAMRLLWPLAGRWLHDALTESFLDRVEYAVGLRPRPTERWSPWLRVLRRVSGNSTARRGDRTRMAP
- a CDS encoding DUF2867 domain-containing protein, coding for MRNVHERVLAAEIGRMAPLLDGLGGPDDRLWPSPEYEPLRLRGPVAPGVRGTNGPVRLHVSAYEPGRRVELTTEPGEAIEGRFVWEVEPVGPGRTRIRQISEGRLSGALRWLWPLVRPQHDHCIESMFDRAEVFLGLSSTPTPEPPLARAMARAVDAERARAVAVPETPLLATALPRVDFSDAHAVLARPGMPTDPQVWADALFHDPPSWVVGAMGLREALVGTVGIARSGESTFGTLARTDDEVLLGSDEGHLDFRASVLREPDRVVVSTVVQVHNARGRAYFAPVRLVHPMIVRAMLTRAAHRLSRRARENTEVGS
- a CDS encoding TetR/AcrR family transcriptional regulator → MPPRKRLSAQDWVDAAYAALGDGGVAAVAVEPLAVRLGTTKGSFYWHFAGRDALLAAALAHWERVETEAVIALGDTQPDRLARMRALLVLALEPPGASVELALQPTADHPLVAPVLRRVTRRRLEYLGTTFRDLGFSPEESERRSLLAYTAYLGHTQLMHATPDLLPDLSGYVDTVVAALTRGGCPTCG
- a CDS encoding enoyl-CoA hydratase/isomerase family protein, with translation MIELERDGDVAVLRLAHGPVNALDPELCDAVAARFRAFVTDPARAVVLTGSGRAFSAGADLRRLVTEGEPYARRFVPALDGLFRSVFELGKPVVAAVNGHAIAGGAVLAAAADVVLMAEGKARIGLPELVVGVPLPRVAVEVVRYAVGDQAARKLITGAATHPPADARAMGLVDEVLPADDLLPAALDRARTLADSIPADTFAFTKAQLRGESLARMDVSAEEVEATMALWIRRASDGWTADYLESVTRK
- a CDS encoding S-(hydroxymethyl)mycothiol dehydrogenase; protein product: MPQSVRGVVALKKGEPVTVETIVVPDPGPGEAVVQVQACGVCHTDLHYREGGINDEFPFLLGHEAAGIVESVGEGVTDVAPGDFVILNWRAVDGTCRACRRGEPWYCFSTHNAAQKMTLESGQELSAALGIGAFVEKTLVHAGQCTKVNPAVKPEVAGLLGCGVMAGIGAAINTGGIGRGQSIAVIGCGGVGDAAIAGALLAGASTIIAIDMDDRKLELAKGFGATHTINARERDVVEAVQELTDGNGADVVVDAVGRPETFKQAFYARDLAGTAVLVGVPTPDMMLELPLIDVFGRGGATKSSWYGDCLPSRDFPMLVDLHLQGRLPLEKFVSETIALDGVEAAFEKMHKGDVLRSVVVF
- a CDS encoding MBL fold metallo-hydrolase, with the protein product MAGGIDHLVTSGTFSLDGGTWDVDNNVWIVGDENEVFVIDAAHDVEAIVAAVNGRTVKAVVCTHAHDDHVNQAPALADRFSAPILLNPNESVLWDMTWPDRKPDGELADGQVLTVGGIELRVLQTPGHSPGSSCLYSAELGTVFSGDTLFQGGPGATGRSYSSFDTIIESIRTTLLTLPGATTVRTGHGDSTSIGDELPHLEEWIAKGS
- a CDS encoding type II toxin-antitoxin system Phd/YefM family antitoxin, which produces MEDAAETIGIRELRQHASRYVEKVKQGQRIAVTERGELVDYLEPVHGPRTTYQRMVAAGQVRPANGGLSQLLASREPLPALPGERMLSEVLQEMRDEERY
- a CDS encoding type II toxin-antitoxin system VapC family toxin; amino-acid sequence: MIYIDTSALLKLVTDDDEESAALQQYLAGPVRELVSSALLAVEARRGMLRLRPEGMPKVDLILNEVVQLDISAAIVESAGRLPDPLLRSLDAIHLAGAAESPAAGIVSAQATVAGSS